GTCAGGAAACCCTCGGCGGCAGCATTTCGCCTGTCGCTTTCTGTATTGTGTGCCAGCCAGTTCGGTCGTTCGAAAGTCCAGACAGGCTGGCGCTCTGTCTTGATCAGGAAGGGGCCAGGCAAGTGCGGGGCGAAGTTGAAGGGGATCTGGTAACGGCCATCGTATTGAATCTCGACCAGCAGGTGTCCTTCATTTTCCACGTGGGCATACAACTTGCCATCCGGACTGGTGAACAGTCCGCTGTCTGGATCGAGACGTTGTAGCAGATGTACTTGATCGGCAGGCCAGGTGATTGATTGCAGCGCGGCTTCAAGCCGTGATTGAGGTGCAGGAATCTCGTGGACCTGTACCGACGGCTGGTCCATTGAGATGCCCGGCAGACCTGTGGAGGAACCCGCGCTTGCCTGGCTTTCGCCCGGGAGTCTGTGGGAAGTGTTACCGGTATTGGGATGTGAATCGGGCGCAGTAACCCCGGCCACACGCTTCGGTGGTTTGACCATTAAGTGAATCTCGCTATTGGAAAGGTGGGGTGCTCAGGCTGTGGCTTGTCCACAGGCGGTTGCGGACGCGCCGCTCAGATGTTCGGCGCAGGCTCAGCCCTCTCTCACAATGAACAGCGTCGGGTTGTCAGGGGAAATATGTTGTATGCCACCCACCAGATAGATCAGTTCGGTATGGGCCAGATGGCTGTCCAGCTTGTGTTTTTGCGCAGTGCTGAGTCTGGTCAGATAGGCGGGATCGGTAAGTTCGGATCCAGCGGGAGTGGTGCGAGGAACCTGGTTTCCAGCGATGGGCGGCAGCTTCAACACGAATACAGCAGCAACGCCTGGACGGTGGAAAATCAATGCGCCTTCGCTGAGTCTGCGCGTGGTCGGATTGATGCTGTAACCGTTGTGTTGCAGCACGTTCACCAGTAATGCACGCAGGTTGCCTGGCGTCGGCGTCGCTGCGTAAGGAGCCCACTCCTGAGGGAATCGTTGTGGATCGAAATCCAGGCGCTGCAGCACGGCTGAATTGTACGCAGGCAAGGTCAGCAAGCCACCGCTTGGCAGGTGGCCGGGCGGTGTCGGCAGTTTTGGCAGCATCACCAACGGGTCCGACAGGTTGTGCATCGGTGGCTCGTTATTCACCCGATCTACCCAGTGGCGAAAGGTCAGCGCCATCACCGAAAGTCCATGGGCGTTTACTCCCTCAGGCAGGGAGACCCGATCGAATACCGCTCTGGCGACGTTGCTGGTCGACTGTTCCGACAGATAGTTATAAGCGGTGGAAACATATTGCCTGGCGGACATTTCGAACGGTGCATGGTTGTCCAGAACCTTCCAGTGGCCCTGGATTTTCAGCGCCCATTTCGGCTGACGCGAAGGTTCATGACGCAGCATGTTTTCGAAAGCGTCATAGCTGTCCAGTGAAAATCCGGGGTGCTGCAAATAGACTAGTGCGGTATCGGCGCGTAAACCTTGAGCAACGATCTGGAAGTGCTGCCCGTCGATTTCAATTGACTCGCCTGAGCCGGGTTTTGTGGCTCTTCCCCAGTTTTTCCACTGACCTGCGGAAAGATCCAGCGCGACGTTCTGTTGGGAGAAAAGATGTTCGACCAGTGTGCTTGTGTCCGTTGCAACATGGGTATGTTCGTCGAGGCGCGGGGGCCTGCTCGGACCGGGCACGGCGTCAGTCGTTTCGGTGGTCACTGAATCGGTCGCAGCTTGATGACGGGGTCGCGTCACGTCGGTTTCACGCCACAGCTTTGTGCCGGGAATCTGTTCAACCCTCTCACCCGTAGGGGTCGATTCCCCGGCGTGAGTCTGTCGCCAGCCGTCCGGGGTTCTGCCCACCATGACCATACCGCCGGGCATTTCGACATAGGCTTTCTTGCGCTTGTCGTATCGAAAACCTTCTTCGGTGTCTGGCTGCAACTTCAGTCGGCTTGCCGATTCGGCGTTGATGAAGACCGGGTGCTGCGCTCGCTCTCTCGTGGAGGTACTTGCCACGGCGGCCTGCTGGTTTTCGCTGAAGTGCAGGGCGACCCACTCCGCGGCGTTTGCAAGCGTTGAAACCTCAGGAAGGTGGTGGACGATGACTGAGGGGCGTTGGGAAGCTTCAGGCGGTAAGTGATGGATAGTGACAGTGGGGCGCGGTTCCGGTGCCGCCGGCAAGGCATTGGCAGATGACGATTCGGCTAAGGCAGGCACGTTGGCGGTGCCAGGAGCAGGATGAACGTTTTCACCAGTATTGGCCTCGTGAGCAATGTTTGAATGTTCGACTGATGTCACGTGTGAGTCGGGTGGAAGCGTGCGCGGAATTTTCTTGGGTGGCTTGGCCATTGAATGACTCCTTTGGATGGTTGATCCAGTCGTTTGCATAGGGGCAGATGTTCAGGTCGCCACTTTGCGGTCGCCTGGCCAGTGACTCCGAAGGGATCATGGTCGGCAAAAGAAGTCCTTGGCGTGCGGTATATATGTATTGTGATGAGGGCAAGTGCTGCACGGTGTTACGAGACGTCTGGAGGATTGCCACTCGCTCCGGCAGGCGCGGTGCGAGTGTCAGAGACAACTCAGCGCTCTCTGATAACGAACACCGAATCCGGAGTGGAATCGACCTTCAATACTCCACCGATGAGCCAGATCACTTTGTTTTCTATCGTCGCGGTTGTCAGAGCAGCAAACGCCTCGTTGCCAATCCGCGCCGGCAAGTTCGGTTCTGCCAGTTCATTGCCGGGCGTGTGGGACAAGCCGACATGTTCCACCGCACCCAGTTTCATGAAATAAATCTGGTCATGGGTCTCGCGCCGAAATACCAGGGTTGGCATGCGATGCTCATAAGTCAGGGGAAAGACGTCGTAGCCGCTGCGCACCAACAGGGCGCCGAGCAGGCGTCTGAGGTTCAGATCTGTCGGGTAGGTTTTGTAGTGATTCCATTCGATGGGAAAGCGCTGTGGATTGAAGGTGAGTCGTTGCAGTTCGCCGTCGACCTGGAAGGGCATCCGGATCAGTTTTTTTCCGTTGAAGTCGATGGACGGCGCCACAGACAGCATGTTCAGCGGGTCGGCATACGCAGGGGCGGTGGGAAACGGTCGTTGCTTCCACTGATGCAGGACCGCCTGAATATTGACCAGTCCGGTGCCGGTAATCTCCGGTGAGTTGTCGGCGAGTTCAAACAGTTTTCTGGCGACGGTATAGGCAGTGGCATCAGAAAAGTCGGGGAACGCATTGGCAACTGACCGGGATATCGGTTCATCAAAAAAACGCTTTCCGGGGTTTATTTCTCCCGGGTCGTTGCCGATGCGAAATGTTGCAACAGGCTGCAGCGAGGGCGCTGTACGCAGCATTTGCTCAAAGGTGTCGAAGCCCGCTGGCGTAAAGTCAGGATGCTGTACAAAGTACACTTTGGGGTTGCGGTTGGAGCCAATGGGCACTATCGGATAATGAAACCAGCCGAGCTGGACGGATTCCACCTGCACGGGTTTGTTCAGATGGCCCCATGGTAGCCAGAAGAACGGTGTCTGCTCGGCTGGGGGGGGCGGTTCGAAAGTTGGCGATGGCACTGGATCTTTAGGCTCTTCGACCCGCGCGCGTTTGCTCGGGCCGGGTTGCGGTTCGTCCGCCTCGGCTAGCGGCCGAGACCTGCTCGCAGCAGGATTTTCAATGGTTGGCGAGCCTGGATTCTTCAAGCGCCAGAGCACCGTTCCGGGAATCTGTTCAAAAAATACATCAGGCAAGTCTCTGCTCGTTGCAGAGGTCAGTTGATAATCGCCTTGCTGGTTTTTCCGCACCATGACCGTGCCTTCTGCCGTATCGACGAAGGTGTGTTTGAGTTTGTTGTAACGGATTCCACCCGTTGATAGTTCTGCTCGGGTCAGCGTTTTTGCGTCATCGTGCGCCAGGTAGGAGAGGGTTAATGGCGTGGCAGGCGTACCGGGCCGGGTCTGTGTCGATTGCCAGCCGGGACGCTGGATGTGCCAACTGGCCTGGCCTTCAATCCTGGTCAGTACCGGGCCGGGAATTCCGGGCGCAAAAGTCAGTGGAACGTAGTAGTTGCCCTGCAAGTCTCGTTCGACGACGAACCGGCCTTCGTTGCCGATTTGCGCGTAGATTCGCTGATCCGGCCCGGTGAACAAGCCGGTGTTTTCTCCGCTTGGCGTCAGTTCGTGCAATCGATCCTGAGGCCAGGCGATTGCGCTACGGGCGGCCCTGTAGGTATCGGGGATTTCATTGACGATGACGGCTGGCGGCCGATTGGTGGAGGTGCCGGGGGGCTGTGACCCCGTGGTTGAGTCGACGCCAGACAGCGGGGTATCAGGTAGGTTTGTGGTAACCCGGCTACCCGAGCCTGACTGCGCAGGTCTTGTTGTAACAGTCGTATCGGCTGCTGCTGTCACTGGGACTTTCTTGGGTGGTTTCGCCATGTGAAATTACTCGTTGAGGGATGATGCGCAACGCACGCAAGTGCCTCGCCGCATTTTTCAGGCGCACTCGTCTACATCCCGGAAAATCCGGGTCGGGAAAACGATGGAGAAGTTTGGTTACTTCAACTTCGGAGTGCGCGCGTGGTATCGGGTTCGCCTGGTATACGGCGTGTCAAGCGACAGGCACATTCATCAAGGGCGGCGGCGTGAAGAGGGTGAGATCTTGATGGCTGCAGCGGTTGATCACGTGCAGTGCGGAATATTCAACGCGAGATTTGTCGCTGCGCAGGATCCAGCCGTGCGCGGGGAAGCTGTAACTCAGCGCTCCGGGCCGGTTGTCGGCAAGGACGATATTTCTCACTTTGATCTCTTTATTGGCCATTGCCGCGAAGGCTTCGGGCAATGTTTTTGCCGAGTCGGGCTCTTCAAAGAACCGTGCATCCAGGCCGTCCAGGTAAACCCTGTCGAAGGAAAGATCGACGGTATGGACGACACCTTTTTCGGTGATGACGCGAACTTGATCGATCAGGTCTTCGCTTTCGTATTCGGGCAGATGAATAATGCAGGTGCCGACGTGCAACTGGTTGTTTTCCAGCCTGATCTCGACTTTGCCAAGTGCTGTCGCATCGAGATCCCAAGTCGACGAGTAAGGCAATCGCTCTGGGGCGTTCGCGAGTGCTCCTGGTGTCGAGAGTCTGATCGCTATATCGGCAACCAGATGTATCAGGTACGTGGCGCCAGCACCTTCAAGATTCTGGATCGAGGTTTGTTCGGGGTAGGAAAAAAGCGAGCCGCACCCCGCCCTGTCGAATTTGAAGGGTTTGCTGTCCGGTAATTCAAAAGAGGTCTGATCCGCACGACGTGGCAGCGGCAGTGAAAGCGGCGTTGTCCAGCGATCAAAGCCATACGGATTGTGGCTTGCAAGGGGGCACACATCGGTTTCGGGTGTCAGTCCGGCATTGACAGTGACGCCACCTTTAAAAATGAGCACAACCCGGTAGTTGGGGCGTGCGGCCATGGTTCTCAGGATTCTGGTCATGTTTCGGGGGTCAGATCCGCCTTCCGCATAGGCGAAATCCCTGAACTTGATTGTGTTTTGGCCAAAGTGATAACGCAGGTCACATCCGACAAAGAATTCTCGATTGGCTTTCCACTCGCCGGAGCCAAAGTGCGCTTCGACCTTGGTCAGTTCACTGATGTCGTAGTCCAGATGCAGGCGGACTACCGCTTCGGCACGCTTTACCGACCAGAATGTAGTATTTTTCCTGGACCTTGGGAGGTAGTAACTCGCCTCGCGTTGATGTTCGATCGAGCACTCGGGAGCGTGGAGGATAAGCGGTCTTTCGGGTGTTCCTTTTTTTACAACGACGACCTCGATTTCGAGCTTGTGGTCATTGTCGATACTCTCGGGAAGGTCATGTGCATCAGGCAGTTTTAAAGAGTAGCCGTCGCTGGTCATGAACGTCAGTTTGCTGTTCTGTAGTACGAATTTGTTTTCGTTTTTCTTATAGACGTTCTGGATGGCCACGACGCTTTTGGGGTTGTCCGCGAATGCGAACCGTGAACTGATAAACAGCGAGCCATTCTCGATTATCCAGCTATCGATCAGTTCATATTTCCAGTTGAGCAGGATGATACTTTCCTCTGCTCCGTCTTCTATGATGGAGATCCGGCCTGGTTTATGGTCAATGATGTATTCGTCAATGCCAGCTTCGCCGGAGGCTGTTGCTCCCGGGTATGACAGATGGATTTGATCGTTTCCAGCCCCCGCATTAACAGTGTCCTCGCCGCGCGAATTAATAACGTTGCGTTGTTCTGAGCCAGTTACGACACTGATTGCACCGCTTACGGTTTCAACATTTTCGATACTTTCAAGAAGGCTGTGGAGCGTATATTTTTCAGCCCCTTCGGTAGACGGGTCGTTGATGATTATCTGCAGGGTTTGTGCGAGCAGATCGACGTCATAGCCTTTTTTATCGGTATGGCGGGTGTAGTTGTTTCCGGCCAGGACAAGGGTGTCGATGCCTGCGCCTCCTTTCAATGTCGAGTATTCAGATAGCTGCACATCCTGTACTAAAAGGTCCCCTGCACCCTCAAACACGAAGCGGTCGTTTTTCTCACCCCCCGTCAGCTCTTTTTTTCCCGATCGGTAATGAAAGCTGTTTGGCTTGTCCTCGACGCCCTTGATCGAATCCTGACCATCGCTGATGAACCAAAGAATGCCCTTGTGTTCGGCAGATGTTCCCAGTTCTGCCCCAGGCGTGTCCTTGGTCACACCGTCACGGGCGTCAATGACATCATCGCCGCCCCTGATTTCGGGGATTTGTACCGTTTCCCAGCTGTCTTGTTTGGTCCACCAGTTGCGCTTGCGCACCCGCGATGGTTTGAGGTGGACTTCGAATTTGCCATTAACAATGGCTTCGGTGGTGTCCTTTAACTGGCCATCCAGCAGTTTTCTGGCTGTTTCTTTCAATTGCTTCGCGTGTTGAAATCTGGTTTTTGCCAGCAGATAGCGGTTCTGCACGGCTTGGTCAGGATCCATCATGCAGAACGAAAACCAGCCTGTACGCCAGCGTTCGTCCAGGGTCAGTTCGATGTAGTCATCAATGTCGTCCACCACACGCACTGCGCCATAAATTTGCGATCCGATGGCCAGGATCGCTCCCGCCGCCAGCCCCACCGGGCCTGCAAATGAAAACCCTGCCAACGCAGCGGTGCCGAGGATGATCGTCATGGCTGCGCTGGTAATACTCAATCCAGCGCTCACGTAATGATCCATGGCTTCTTTGCCGGTTGCATTTTCAGCGGCATTGATCGATCTGACGGCGGTGAAGATATCGAACGGCAATGTCAGTGCGCCGCCGATCAAACCGCCGGAACGGCCGAGCCTCAGCGCAAACCGGGTCTTGGCAAAATCCAGCAGGGCACCTTGCCCGGCCGAGAGCATATTGGATGCAATTTTGCTGACGGCGATGTCAACCGCGATGGAGCCGACTTCCGTGCCAATACCCACGCTGTTGATTACAACCTCAGTAGTATTGTCAGCTTTGATGGCATCCACCACGCCGCGCAAACCCATGAAGATCCCGAAACCCTGAATGCCGACACTTGAGCCGAGCGTTGCATAGCTTTTTGTCACACCCACCCAGCGGGGGTTATGTTTGGGCAAGTTTGCGTGATAGAGGTCAAGTTTTTGTGCGGAGCCCAGTAGTTTTACCAGTTTGCTGCGATAGCTGCCTTTGTCTGTAGTGGCGTTCGAACTTTCTCTTATCAGGTGAGGGGCGCTGAGTGGACGTTCGCTGGCCATTTCGAACAGCAGTGTCGTCAATAAATAACTGTCCTGGCCCGTTGAGGACTTCATGTAGTGTTCAATATCGACAGCGCTGAATTGCAACGCGTTGATGAAAGATCGCTTGGGAACCCTGAAGAAGGTGTTCTTGCCATTGAGCGGCTGGCCGGCAAACGTTGCACCCAAGGCATCGAGAGACGCTCGGGTTATGGAAATGTTGCCGATTTGTAGCGGGCCGAATACGGAGTCGGCAAGTTGCAACTGATCTACTTTGCTTTTGGCTTTTATGCTGGTTGTTTCATCAGGGCTGCGTTTGAGGTCAATGGTCGAAGCATGACGCTCATTACTTTCAAAGCGCATGTCAGTGATGACGACAGCGTCTGTGATTTCCGCAGTTTCCAATGACGCTTTACGTATCATGGTGGCCATTTGAACTTCCTTGTTCTGGCAGGTTTTTGTTTGCGCGAGTCGTGATAGTACGGTCGCTTTTCGAACGATGTACATCAACGGGTTGTTGCTGTGTATTGCGCGTCAGAGATGGGGTTTTTATTGCGGGGATATGTCACGAGCAACGCGAGCGGTCGCTGCGAAAGCCATCCAGACTTGTGCGTTGCAGTCAGGATGGCTTCAGGTAAACAATGATCAGTGATTCACGCGTTTCAGTGACTGCTGAGCAACGATGCAGCGCCAGCGCCTCCGAATAAACCGGCACTGATCCGGTTGAACCAGCTTTGTCCTTTGCCACTGCGCAAGTAACGCGCAGCGCCGTGGGCACCGAGACCGTAGGCCAGCTTGCACAGCAGATCCAGCAGGGTCCAGGTGGCGATCATCACCAGTAGCTGCGGCAGGAAGGGCTGTTCGGCGCTAAGGAACTGTGGCAGGAAGGCGGCAAAAAACAGGATGTCTTTCGGGTTGCTGGCACCCAGTACAAACGCGCGTCCGAACAATGCGCGAAAGCGTGGAACGGCTGCCGCTTGCGGTACGACGGCGCCCACCGATGGCTGGCGCGATTGCTGCCAGCTCTGCCAGGCCAGATAGAACAGGTACAGCCCGCCGACGATTTTCAAGGCGCTGAACAATTGCTCCGATGCCAGCAACAAGGCACCCAGCCCCAGCGCCGAAGCACTGAGCAAACAGATCGAGGCGAATACGCCGCCGAGAAATGCCGGGTACGAGCGGCGCAATCCATAATTCAGACTGTTGCTGATCATCAGCAACGACAGTGGCCCCGGAATCAGGATCACCACCAGCGCAGCACCGCTGAACAGCAGCCAGGTTTCCAGACTCATCACTTTCCTCCTTTTTTGTTGTATTGAAAAATGCACAAAGCCCCACCCGTCAGGGTGAGGCTGTTTTGAAGCCTGAACCGCGTAGCGCTTACAGGAAGATGAACTTGGCGATGAAGATCGCGCAGAGCACCCACAGGCTCACGGAAATTTCCTTGTACTTGCCGGTCCCGGCCTTCAACGCCACATAGGTGATGAAGCCCAGCGCGATGCCGTCGGCGACCGAAAAGGTCAGTGGCATCATGATCGCGGTGACGATGGCCGGGATAGCGTCAGTCGCTTCCTCCCATTCGATGTGGGCCATGCCGCCCATCATCAGCATCGCAACGTAGATCAGTGCACCGGCGGTGGCATAAGCGGGAATCATGCCGGCCAGCGGTGCGAAAAACATTGCCGCTATAAATAGCACACCTACGGTGACTGCGGTAAGACCAGTCCGACCACCAGCGGCGACACCGGCAGCACTTTCCACATAGCTTGTTACTGGAGGAACTCCAACCACGGCACCGAATACGCTGGAGGCACTGTCGGCTTTCATCGCCCGGGAGAGGTTTTCGATGCGGCCGTCAGCGTTCACCAGATTGGCGCGCTGGGCGACCCCCATCAGGGTACCGGCGGTG
This region of Pseudomonas sp. R84 genomic DNA includes:
- a CDS encoding calcium-binding protein; protein product: MATMIRKASLETAEITDAVVITDMRFESNERHASTIDLKRSPDETTSIKAKSKVDQLQLADSVFGPLQIGNISITRASLDALGATFAGQPLNGKNTFFRVPKRSFINALQFSAVDIEHYMKSSTGQDSYLLTTLLFEMASERPLSAPHLIRESSNATTDKGSYRSKLVKLLGSAQKLDLYHANLPKHNPRWVGVTKSYATLGSSVGIQGFGIFMGLRGVVDAIKADNTTEVVINSVGIGTEVGSIAVDIAVSKIASNMLSAGQGALLDFAKTRFALRLGRSGGLIGGALTLPFDIFTAVRSINAAENATGKEAMDHYVSAGLSITSAAMTIILGTAALAGFSFAGPVGLAAGAILAIGSQIYGAVRVVDDIDDYIELTLDERWRTGWFSFCMMDPDQAVQNRYLLAKTRFQHAKQLKETARKLLDGQLKDTTEAIVNGKFEVHLKPSRVRKRNWWTKQDSWETVQIPEIRGGDDVIDARDGVTKDTPGAELGTSAEHKGILWFISDGQDSIKGVEDKPNSFHYRSGKKELTGGEKNDRFVFEGAGDLLVQDVQLSEYSTLKGGAGIDTLVLAGNNYTRHTDKKGYDVDLLAQTLQIIINDPSTEGAEKYTLHSLLESIENVETVSGAISVVTGSEQRNVINSRGEDTVNAGAGNDQIHLSYPGATASGEAGIDEYIIDHKPGRISIIEDGAEESIILLNWKYELIDSWIIENGSLFISSRFAFADNPKSVVAIQNVYKKNENKFVLQNSKLTFMTSDGYSLKLPDAHDLPESIDNDHKLEIEVVVVKKGTPERPLILHAPECSIEHQREASYYLPRSRKNTTFWSVKRAEAVVRLHLDYDISELTKVEAHFGSGEWKANREFFVGCDLRYHFGQNTIKFRDFAYAEGGSDPRNMTRILRTMAARPNYRVVLIFKGGVTVNAGLTPETDVCPLASHNPYGFDRWTTPLSLPLPRRADQTSFELPDSKPFKFDRAGCGSLFSYPEQTSIQNLEGAGATYLIHLVADIAIRLSTPGALANAPERLPYSSTWDLDATALGKVEIRLENNQLHVGTCIIHLPEYESEDLIDQVRVITEKGVVHTVDLSFDRVYLDGLDARFFEEPDSAKTLPEAFAAMANKEIKVRNIVLADNRPGALSYSFPAHGWILRSDKSRVEYSALHVINRCSHQDLTLFTPPPLMNVPVA
- a CDS encoding LysE family translocator; this encodes MSLETWLLFSGAALVVILIPGPLSLLMISNSLNYGLRRSYPAFLGGVFASICLLSASALGLGALLLASEQLFSALKIVGGLYLFYLAWQSWQQSRQPSVGAVVPQAAAVPRFRALFGRAFVLGASNPKDILFFAAFLPQFLSAEQPFLPQLLVMIATWTLLDLLCKLAYGLGAHGAARYLRSGKGQSWFNRISAGLFGGAGAASLLSSH